One region of Paralichthys olivaceus isolate ysfri-2021 chromosome 12, ASM2471397v2, whole genome shotgun sequence genomic DNA includes:
- the chp1 gene encoding calcineurin B homologous protein 1 produces the protein MGSRASTLLREEEIEEIKKETGFSHSQITRLYSRFTSLDKGENGTLSREDFQRIPELAINPLGDRIINAFFPEGEDQVNFRGFMRTLAHFRPIEDNEKNKNAAVSEPLNSRTNKLLFAFRLYDLDRDDKISRDELLQVLRMMVGVNISDEQLGSIADRTIQEADTNGDNSISFNEFIKVLEKVDVEQKMSIRFLH, from the exons ATGGGCTCCAGAGCGTCCACGTTactcagggaggaggagatcGAGGAGATAAAGAAGGAGACCGGCT TCTCCCACAGTCAGATAACTCGCCTGTACAGCCGCTTCACCAGCCTGGATAAAGGTGAAAACGGAACCCTCAG TCGAGAAGATTTCCAGAGGATCCCGGAGTTGGCCATTAACCCTCTGGGAGACAGAATCATCAATGCATTCTTTCCTGAGGG aGAGGACCAGGTAAACTTCAGGGGCTTCATGCGAACTTTAGCTCACTTCAGACCCATAGAGGACAACGAGAAGAACAAGAACGCCGCAGTCAGCGAGCCACTCAACAGCAGGACAAACAAGCTGCTCT TTGCTTTCCGTCTGTATGACCTGGACAGAGACGACAAAATCTCCCGGgatgagctgctgcag GTCTTAAGGATGATGGTTGGTGTAAACATTTCAGATGAACAGCTCGGCAGCATCGCTGATAGGACCATACAGGAGGCCGACACCAACGGAGATAACTCCATCTCCTTCAATGAATTCATCAAG